The sequence GCTCGGGTATGGCCTCTCTGAATTTGGCGCAGAGGCACTGAAGGGGAAAGGTGATGTCAGAATCAGTAATATGTGTACCGTCTTTGCCGAGTCAGAGGTGATTTCGCTCAAGAACCATGGGACACTCCCTGCTGATATTGCCAAGGCAGTGCATATCTCAGTTATTGAGCGGCTGGTGGCTATGCTTGCCCGTGTCGGATACGAAGACACCGTAGTCTTTACAGGAGGGGTGGCAAAGAATCCGGCTGCTGTAAATCTCCTGAAAGAAAGACTGGATATAAGAATACTGCTTCCGGAGCCTCCGGATATTGTCGGCGCACTCGGCGCTGCGCTTTATGGAACCTGATGATAAGGATGTGCTTATGATTGACAGCTCAATAATGCTTGATGATACTACCTTTGCGAAAGAGATGCTTGCAAAGCCATCGTTATCAAATGCTGACATGGTATTCGTTCTTCGCAATCTGCTTCGGATGAAATACTATCCTGTTGCAGTAAAGTTCTTCTTTGATCAGGATGAACTCAAGATTTTTAAGCTAAATACCGAATTCAAGGGGTCGGCCCATCCGTTTACTTTTTGTCACTATCTTGCTGCCTCGCGTCAGAGAGGTGATATCCTGCTGACTGAGGCAAGGGGGATAGGATGTACAAATGCTCAGTATGTATTTGGCTGGCGGGAGTTCGATGAATCGGAAATCAAAAGCCATCAGAAATATGCGAAGGACAAGGCCCAGGCCGAGCGGATAGCGAGAAATAAAAAGCGATTAGGGCAAAGGCTTCTTGCTATTGCAACTGCGCCACTCCATAAAGCGTCTTATGTTCCTGATGTGATGCATGGGGTTTGCGATGTGCTGCAATCCTATCACTTGGGCAATGACTGGTCAGCAGCAATGGATACCTTTCCGTTTGAGATGACAATGACTGCGAACAGCTCTGCATGTCACGGGGCTGTGTCTGTTTTCTTGAATAACAGGCCTAACATTACACCCATGTGCAGCGGTAGCTACACAGCAGGAAAGACAGAGCAGGGCGAACTCAACTGGATTTGGCCAGGAGATCAGCTTGAGCCTACTGTAAGATGGATGCTTGAACGCACAGTGCGAGACAAAGGGGTGTCTTTCCCTCGCACGGGGGAAACATATCCCGGCTTTAATATGTGCAAACTCTGTCCGTTTCTTGTTTGGACAAAACCAAAAGAATAACGCAAGGAGATATCATGAATACAATGCATAGGAAGGTTGCCGGTTATCTGTTGTTCTGCCTGCTCGCTCTCGTTTCTCAGGCAGCAGCGGATTACAGCCTCATTGATACAGCTCAACTAAAGGCAATGTTCGACGCCAAGAAAGATTTTACACTTGTAGATGCACGGACAAAGGAAGAGTATGATGAGGCCCACATTGTGAAGGCCATTAATGTATCGGAAAAAGGCTTTGAGTCTTCGTCATCTCAATTACCTTCCGACAAGAACGCTCTCCTCGTCATATACTGTAACGGTGTCAAGTGCGGGAAGAGCAAAAAGGTCGCTGCCAAGACAACGGCCGCGGGATATACAAACATCACAATCTATGCTGATGGGTTCCCCGTATGGGAAGAAAAGGCATTGCCCATAACCGCAGGGCCTGATTATAGTAAGAAAATTGAAACAACCAAGCTCAAACCGGCAGAGCTGAAACAGATGATCGACAGTAGTGCAAAGGACTTAGTTATTGTGGATGTTCGGGATGAGTCTGAATATCGAGAAGGGCATATCCCCACTGCCATAAACATTCCGGTGGAAACTTTTGCAGCGAAGTCGGAAGTTCTGCCAAAGGAGAAGAAGATCATCGTTTACTGTAATACTGGCGGGAGGAGTTATACTGCATATAGAAAGCTGATGAAGCTGGCTTATCCGAATATATATCAGACAATCTTTGCTGACTGGAAAGAGGCAGGGCAGCAGGTAGAGAAATAGGAGGTTAACATGGTAATCGACGCAAGAGATCAGGGCTGTCCGAAACCGGTTATGATGGCAGAAGAAGCCCTTTCGAAAATCAAAGAAGGCATTATCGAGGTTATTGTTGATAATGAAGGTTCGGCGGATAACCTTGCATGGTTTGCAAAAAACCATGCTTTCTTTTCCGAGACAATCAGAGACGGCAACGACTGGCGCGTGAAGATAGTGAAAGGTTATGCATGCGCGCCCACAGCTGCGACCGAAAAAGCACAGGCGTCTGAGAAAACCTTATTTCTTGTGGTAGGTACAGATACGATGGGAAAGGAAGAAGAGCTTGGCAAGATTCTCATGAAAGCCTATTTTGAGACCATGAAGACCTACAAGCAGATTCCGCACACAATCTTTTTTCTGAACGCCGGCGTGAAACTTACCACTACCAATGCCGACATCTATCCGATTCTGAAAGAGATCGAGGCTATGGGTGTTGAAATGTATTCTTGCGGAACCTGCCTTAAGCATTACAACCTTGAGGGCGAGTTGAAGGTTGGACACAGAGGAACAACAAACCATATCGTAGAGGGCATGAAGGATTTTGATAAGACCGTATGGATTTAGCATCTTTAGAACGTCTTGCTGTTTTGCGGCATAGTAGGAGCGCAGTCAGCTTATCCAGTTGAAAAAAATGCATGCAATAGTGCTTCATAGGTGATATGGACATCTATCAGCTTCAGGTCTTCTCTTCGGTATACAGGCTTCGCAGTTTTTCAAGGGCCTCGGAAGAACTCCATATCACCCAACCTGCAGTCAGCATGCATATCAAGAGGCTTGAAGAGGATCTTGGTATAAGGCTCTTTGATCGCTCAGGCCAAAAGACTATTCCAACAAAAGAGGCGGTCGTTCTCCATGAGCGTGCAGAGGAGCTCATAAGTAAGCTCAATGACATAAAAGACGACCTTAGACAAGAGAAATCCGATATAGAAGGCCTCCTGACCATAGGAACAAGCAGTTCAACCGGCGCCTATATGATCCCCTTTATCGCTGCCGAGTTTCAAAAACTCCATCCGAAGGTTTTTTTTCAGCTGGTTGTAAAGGGCGCCCCTGAAATCTATCGCCGCCTGATAAGCGGAGAGCTCCCTGTGGGCGTGGTCGAGGACAAGAAAGAGCGCGAAGGGATAGTTGTGCAGCATTCGATTATAGATGAAATGGTGCTTGTAGCTGCGCCTGAGCAGATCAAGAAGAAGGTAATAACCCCACTGGGTATCTTTCGCATCCCGCTTCTTATGCGGGAGGACGACTCGGACGCCCGAAAGAGCATGGAGAAGCAGCATATGCTGCATAATATAGCTCTCAAGGGGCTCAATGTTGTGGCGATACTCGGTTCCACCGATTCTCTGAAGGAGGCTGTCAAGGCAGGACTTGGAGCTGCGATCATCTCAAGGTTTGCAGTAAAAGGAGACCTTGAGGCAGGGCTCCTGGAGGAAATTCGCATCCGCGGCGTGAAAATGAAAAGACCCCTATATGTAGTTTCGAACAAGAATAGAACCCTGCCTCGAATCTACCAGTCCTTTCTTTTATATCTCAAGGATAAACTTCCTTCTTCCTGATATCAAAAACCTATAAGCACCGATTATAGCTTTTGCCTTTCACTATTAATATTTACAATTAGACTGCAATTTTCTCCAGCCGTTATTATATAAAGACTCTTTATAACCTACGTTAAGCAAAAAAAGGCTGTCATTCCGGCAGTCCTTAACCCGGAATCCAGCGTTTTAAAGATATTTGGATACCGGATCAAGTCCTGTATTACGAAAAAACAATTTATATGCTGATTCTAAATAGCAAAAAGGGAGAGATATTATGAAAAGATCGAATGTGTTGATACTAATGTGTATAGCTTGTGCCATTGCGCTGTTTAGCTCTGTCGCCTTTGCAAAGGAAAGACAGGGCACGGTGACAATTCAGATGAATGTAAATGCCCCTGCTGATGCAAAGAATGTGCGTGTCTGGATTCCCTATCCTATGTCCGACAGGAATCAGGACATAACAAACGTGAGCGTATCCGGCAATTACGCGGCATCAGCGGTTTACAGCGAGCCCAAAAGCAAAAGCGCTATGCTTTATGCGGAATGGAAAGAGCCGGCAAAGGATAGGACCCTGATATATACATTTACAGCAAAACGCAGTGAAGTGATAATGAAAGATATACCGAAGAAAGAACTGCCGCTTTCAACAGAGGAATTCAAGACCTACCTTGACAACTCCTGGCTCGGCGCTTCAGAACCGAAGGTAAAGGCCGAGGCCGCAAAGATCATAAAAGGCAAAAAGACTACACAGGCCAAGGCCAGGGCGATTTATGACTGGGTGGTCGATAATATGAGACGTGATCCAAATACGAAAGGCTGCGGACTCTGTGATGTCGAAAGGCTTCTTACAGAGAAGGCAGGAAAATGCGCTGACGTGCACTCTGTTTTCACGGCGCTCTGCCGGGCTGCCGGTGTGCCTGCAAGAGAGGTATGGGGAATAAATCTTCCGACAGCTAAAGAAGGTGATATGACCAAGATGCAGCACTGCTGGGCCGAGGTATATATCCCCGGTCAGGGCTGGGTTGTTGCTGATCCTGCGCTTGTTCATAAGGCGGCGCTGACCAAGAAGATGACTCCGGAGGAACTGAAGAAGGCAAAAGAACGTGATTATTATTTCGGTTCTATCGATGAAAACAGGATACAGCTGGGCCGCGCCGAGCATGTTGTGCTGAACCCGCCCCAGTCCGGAGCGCCTCTTATTTATTTCATGTATCCCTATGCTGAGGCGGACGGCAAACAATTGGGTGAAGACCTCTTCGGCTTTAATATCGGCTACAAAATAAGTTACAAGGAATAACGCGGACGGCAAAATGAACAGTAAGAAAATATTGTTTATTACCCCGCCCTACCACTGCGGAGTTGTCGAGGTGGCAGGCAGATGGGTGCCGCTGACGTTTGTTTATCTTGCAGGTGCGGTCCGGAAGGCAGGCTTCGAGCCGGTGATCTATGACGCAATGACAAAGCATCATGGCTTTGCAGAGATCGAAGAGCGAATCAGGAAGGAAAACCCAAGGTTTGTTGCGACCACAGCGATAACCTCTACCGCCCCGGATGCGCTTGAGGTGCTGCGTATTGCAAAGGATATAAATCCGGAGATCATTACGATTATAGGTGGAGTCCACCCCAACTTTATGTACGGGGAAATACTTTTAAGCGGCTCCTGCGACTATGTGGTGCGGGGTGAAGGAGAAGAGACACTCCCTGACCTGCTTATATCGCTTCAGGAGGGCAGCAACCCTTTACGCGTGGCCGGAATCGCATACAAGGAGGGGCATAAGATCCTGGCTACCAGCAAGAGGCCTTTTATTGAGGACCTCGACAGTCTTTTAACTGCGTGGGACCTCATCGAGTGGAAGGACTACCGCTATTTTGTTATTCCAGGAAGCAGATTGGGAGCGGTCAGCACTTCGAGGGGCTGCAACCATAACTGCACCTTCTGTTCTCAACAGAAGTTCTGGAACCAATCCTGGCGCGGCAGGAAACCTGAGAGTGTCGTTGCAGAGATAGAAGAGCTCTATACCTCATACGGAGTGAATGTTATTTTGCTGCCGGATGAGTATCCGACAAAGGACCGGCAGAGGTGGGAGAGGCTGCTTGACCTTCTGATAGAAAAAGGCCTTGGTGTGCATCTGCTCATGGAGACCAGGGCGGAGGACATACTGCGCGACAGGGACATCCTTCATAAATACAGGGCTGCGGGGATCATTCATGTGTACATTGGGGTGGAGGCCACAAACCAGGCGACTCTTGACCTGATAAAAAAGGATGTATCTGTTGAGACCGGGGTTGCTGCGCTCAATCTCCTGCATGCTCATGGCATTATCACCGAGACGAGCTTTATTCTCGGGTTTCCTCATGAGACGAAAGAATCCATCGAGCGGACCCTTTCTCTGGCAAAGCATTACAATCCTGATTTCGCGCATTTTCTTGCCCTTGCACCGTGGCCTTATGCGGACATGCACAAGGAGATGAAGCCTTTCATTGTAGATAAAGACTACAGGAAATATAACCTGATAGATCCGGTGATCAAACCTGCGGCAATGACACTGCATGAAATAGACCGCGCGATAATATCCTGTTACCAGCAGTTTTATATGAGCAAGATGACCGAAATCATGTCTATGGATGACAAATTTAAAAAAGACTATCTTATCCGCTCCATGAAACTGATGATGTCGAGCTCCTTCATTAAGGACAAGATAGGAAGCCTCGGCGTCATTCCGCCCCAAGTCATGACCCTTCTTAAGACAGTGGAGCAGTCATCTGTATCGGTTGAAGGCCAGTCGGACTTCGTTCTTATGGCCGCGAGATCGATTGCTATCGATGCGCCGGTTGATGCGGTCTTTAGTCTTGTGGCGGATCCTGCCAACTGGCCCAAGTTTATCTCCGGGCTCACAGAGATCAGAGGAATTGATTCCGACACGATAACCAATGGCAGTTCCTTCGGCTGGACGTACAGGATCGGCGGATTCACTGTCAGGGGCAATGGCACAGTAGTTGATTATGAAAACGGCAGGGCGCTCACACTCCGGATGCATAACATGATGCCGCTCGAAAAGACAATCCGGTTCGAGGAGTTCGGGGCAGGCACAAAACTCTTTGCTGAGGTTGGCCACCGCTCGCCAGGAAAGGCGTTAAGTGTTGTATTCAATCTTATACGACGGACTGTAAACACCATGGAGGCCAATGCAGTCCTTGCAAAGGTTAAGGAATTATGTGAGGGCAGGAAGGAAACCGAAATGCCGGTCACTTCAAGGTGTCCGGTTAAACGCTTTCTGTAAGGAAAATGCTCCATGTAAATAGCTGGGCATATCTGCTGGCTGCCATACTGATTGATGTAGTCATCACCACATCGATGATTTGTCGCAGGGTTTTGCGAGGTTAGTGCCCTCAGCTCTGATCATCATTTTTTTATAGCCAGGCGGTCACAGCATCGATGATATCATAAAACAACTCTTTCGACCAACTGATCTGACACCAACTGATCAGGAATAGGATCATATTGTCTGATATGAACGTGAACAAGTATACTTATAAAGCGTTATTATGATAGGGAGGAACAAATGAAATTTGCTCTAACAGTGATTAAAAATAAGGTTATTGCCTTAAGGTATGTGTCACTGATAGTTCTGTGTTTAGTAGCGGTTGTCGGTACCGCAATTGCCATTAACTCGGTTAAGGAAGGTCTGGTTGAGTATGTCGGCGCGCAAAAAGATATCTTCAAATCCGGTAAGGCTGCAAGCGTCATATCTCTGGAGGACTTGGCAGATAAAAAGGGCCTTTACGCAATGGGACCAGTTGATGGGCTGGATGGCGAGATCACCATTTTTAATTCTATTCCCTATATCACTAAAGTGCGCGGCAATGATTACACGCTGGACAAGACATTTAAACACGGCGCGTTCTTCCTCGTCTGGTCGGAACAGGCAACTTGGAATGACGTGAAGGTGCCAGTAACGGTAAAAAGCTATATAGACCTTCAAAAGTTTGTTAAAGAGCAGGCTCGGGATGCAGGAATTGATGTAACAAAACCTTTCCCGTTTCTGCTTGCCGGGGCGCCTGCGGAGATCAAGTGGCACATTAATGTGGATCGCACCGAGGGCAAGCCAATCACCAAGGAACTTTTTTTGAAGTCAAAGGAGCCCTATATCACAAAGAATGAGCCAGTTGATATTATCGGGTTCTACTCCGACCATCATGCAGGCGTGTTCCTAACCCAGTTCTCTCCTGCAATCAAGGAAGGCTCCGGCATGGAAAATATGATCCATATTCATCTGATATCGAAGAAGAGCAAGGCCGCGGGTCATATTGATGACATTACGTTTGGCTCTGACATGGTGCTTCGTTTACCAAAACCTGGAATTACCCCGATTCAGTAGACATTCATAAACTACCACACGCAGTCGCCTTTTCGAATTTGGTTAGGCGCGTGCCCGAATACACAAATACAAACGCGCAGACAATAAATTCAATCCAAAGAAGCATCCTTCACCTTGCCCTGAAAAAAATTAAATGCAAATATTTTCCGCAGTTTTTATAATACAGGCAATGAAGCTTATCTTAATAGCACTGGCCTGTCTTGTTAGCATTTTTCCTGCAACGGGTATGTCATCCTCTTTATCAGACATAGGCTATCAGGGTACGCATATCCTCACCCACGGGGCACTTGAAGACCTGGCAAAGGCTTTTGAGAAAAAATACGGTGTTCATGTTTATGTTAAAGGCGGCGGGTGTGCTGACGGCATTGCGGTTGTGGTTAAAGGTGAGCATGAGATGGGCGGTCTATGTTGCCCCTTGCCGTCGGAGAAAGCTCGGAAACTTAACCTGATCCAGCATAAGATTGCGGTTGATATCAAGGCGGTCATGCTGCATCCCAAGAACCCTTTGAACAACCTTACCCTGAAACAGGTGGCAGACATACATAACGGCAAGATCACCAACTGGAAGCAGGTCGGAGGGCCTGAGAAGCCGATTGCCCTGATTTTTAGGGACCATTGCAGGGATATGGCGGAACCTGTACGGGAAGTGCTCGGCATAAAAGGGCCGGTAGCAAAAAAAGCTATTGTCGTAAAAACAGACAAAGAAGTTATCGAATATGTGGAGAAGTTCCATGGTGCGATAGGCATTGCTCCCAGGGTGTTCGCACAAGAGGCGAAAGTGAAGATAGTGAGCGTTGACAAGATCGTTGCCACTCCTGAAAATACTGAGAAAGGCTTGTATCACCTGAAAGGTGACCTTTATATCATTACCAAGGGCCAGCCGGATGGGCTCACAAAGAAATTCATGGACTTTGTCCTGAGCGCTGAAGGTCAGGCAATCATCGGCAAAAACTTTGCCAAAGCGAAATAAAGGATTTAATGAAGGACCTATGGAATAAACTGTCGATCAGATATAAGATCATCTCGATCATTGTTGTCACCATCCTGCTCGTCACAGTCACAATTCTTCCCGCTGTCTCTTACGTTGTCAGAGACGCCCTTCTCAATCAGCAACAGAACCATCTGGAGAGCGTGAAGAATCTTGTCACAAAACTCTTTGAGGACTACCAAAGCAAGCTTACGAACTACACAAAGCTTTTCAGTAATGATAGGGAGATAAAAGATAGCCTCTTTTATCACATCGAGCTTTCCGGTGAACGCGAGCACCCATTGAGAGCTATAACCCGGTTGTTCAAGTCGTTTGATGTCAGCACCCTTGAGATCGGCGATATTCGGGGCCGGGTCGTTGCTGTTGCTGAAACGCCTGACAGGTATAACGATGACAGGTCACAGGATTCGCTCATAAAAACCGCACTTCTGGGCAAGGTGATGTCCGGCATCGTGCTGACGAAGCAGGGATTCATCATTAAGGCATCAGCTCCCATCTTTTACAATGAGAACCAGATTATCGGTACAATCACCGCCGGCATACTCCTTGATGACAGTCTGCTTTCAAAGATAAAGCTGTTGAGCAACACCGATCTTGTTATTGTCGACGCTTCAGGCAGTGTCATATCTTCCACCCTGAAGACTCAAGGGCAAACTGATAGCAAGACTCTTTCAGAAAAAGACCTTTCAGGCAAGCTGCTCATAAAGTTTCCTCTCACCGATAAGACCAATGCTGCTATCGGAACCATTATGATCATTCAGGAAGACAGGCTGCCGGGTATTATTTCGAAAACTCATCTGACCCTTCTGCTGCTCCTTCTGACCATATCCGCCGGGTCGGTCTTTGTTCTGTTCCTTGTACTGAACAAGGTGATGCGGCCTGTGGTAGAACTACGCGAGGGAGCCGAAAGAATCGGAAAGGGAGAGTTCGGTCACAGGATCGAAATTGCATCAAAGGACGAAATCGGCGAGCTTTCAGTGGGTTTTAACAAGATGGCTGCGAATCTTGGAAAAATGCGGAGCATGGAGGAGCGGCTTTATCAGTCTGAGCGGCTTGCGGCAATCGGCAAGTTTGCCGCGGGCATTGCACATGAGATAAATAATCCCATTGGTAACGTGATCGGCATTGCCAAACTAAGGCTGAGAAATACTGAAGACCCTGCTGCGCGGGAGGACCTTGAATCGATCATCAAGGATTCGGGCAGGTGCGCAAACATAATCAAGGACCTGCTTGTATATTCCCGGCAGTCCTCCCCGAAGAAAGAGATGACATCGCTGACCTTTCTTATTGACGGTGCAATTAAAACTGTAATGAATCAGGCCAACTCAAAACAGATCGAGATCGTCAGGGAGATTGATACCGGTCTTCAGGATATCATTGTCGATCCGCTCCAGATGAGCCAGGTGCTGAGCAATATCCTGCTTAATGCAATCCAGTCAATTGAATCATCCGGCAGCATTACGATCAGGACTGCCGTCATAAGCGATAACATGGCCGAGATTTCGATATCGGATAACGGCATCGGCATCAAGGATGAGATTAAGGACAAGATATTCTATCCGTTTTTTACAACAAAGGCAGTGGGCGAAGGCACTGGCCTGGGACTTGCTATTAGTTACGGCATAGTCCAGAACCATGGAGGCGAGATCATTGCAGAGAGCGGAAAAGGAAACGGGAGCACTTTCAGGATCAGGCTTCCCATGGGAGAAGGAAATGGATAGGCCGCTCAGAGTCTTGGCTATAGACGACGAAGAGACCATGCTGAGGATAATCAGGCGGTCTCTTGAACCAGAGAACTGTGTTGTCGAGACTTTCGGCAATGCCTCTGCTGCAATAGAGAGACTTCGCAGCGGTGACCCTGTCGATATTGTAATAACAGACCTCATGCTGCCGGACATTGACGGCTTCAAGGTGATTGAGGAGGCGCATAAGGTTGACAGAAACATATTCGTGATCGTGATCACCGCCTATTCTTCTGTCGAGTCTGCAGTAAAGGCTATACGATCAGGCGCATATGATTTTATTCCGAAACCCTTTGACCCCGAACATATAGCGATCGTTGTCAGGCGGGCTGCTGAAACACGAAGTCTGAAGCTCGAAAACATAGGCCTGAAAAGACAGCTGGAGGGTCTGCCGGGCACAGGCGAAATAATAGGCTCAAGCCTTGCTATGCGCCAGGTATTCAGCATGATCGAAAAGGTCAAAGACACAGATGGAACCGTTCTGATCATAGGGGAAAGCGGTGCCGGCAAGGAGCTTGTTGCGCGGGCAATCCATTATGGCAGCAAAAGGGCACAGAGGCCCTTCATAGCTATCAATTGTGGCGCACTGCCTGACGAGCTTCTGGAGTCCGAGTTGTTCGGTTACGAAAAAGGCGCATTCACCGGGGCGGTTAATAAAAAAACAGGCCTGTTTGAGACAGCTGACGGAGGCACGTTGTTTCTCGATGAGGTCAGCAGCATAAGCCCGATGATGCAGGTAAAGCTGCTCAGGTTTTTGCAGGAGCGGACCTTTATGCGGCTCGGGGGTAATGAAACTATAGGCGTTGAAGTCAGGGTTATTGCAGCTACGAATGAATATCTTAAAGATGCCGTGGACAGGGGAGCCTTCAGAAAAGACCTTTATTACCGGTTGAATGTCATCCCAATCGAGATCCCGCCCTTGCGGGAAAGAAAAGAAGATATCCCGCTTCTCATCAGACATTTTATGAAGAAATTCTCTTCCAAAATGGAGAGGAATATCTCAGGCATAAACAGGGATGCAGAAGAGCTACTCAAAAGATATAAATGGGAAGGCAATGTGAGAGAGCTTGAGAATGTTATTGAAAGGGCGATTACGATGACGGATGATCATCTCATCACCACGGAGGACCTGCCCGATGAAATCAAAACTGAAAGTGAAGCACTGCCGGCAAGTTCTGCAGCGTATCCAAAAAACCTCACCCTTTTCGATCTTGAACGGCTTCATATTGCGGATGTTTTAAAGTCCGTAGGCGGCAACAAGAGCAAGGCTGCCCGCATTCTCGGAATCGATTACAGCACCCTCCGCAGGAAGCTTAATGCCATGGACATATCCGTAGAGTAAATTGCGCTGGTTAGTGCATTTTGCCTCAGTATTTTGCCCATAGTCCAAAGGCTTACGTTTCCCCTCCCTCGGTAATCTGCCTGTTCCAAGCCTTTTCTGCACAATAAATTGGAGAACTCACTTCTGGCATGATAGGTGCAATAAAACTCGTGCGTGGAGGTGACAAAGAACTTACAATGTATTGTCTTTACATAATAATCAAAACCAACCTGAGGAGGTAATGTATGAGGAGATTTCTAAAGTATTGTTTTGTCGCCTTGATTGTCGTTGGCCTGAGCAGTCTTGCGTATGCAGCGGTAGCAAAATGGATCTTCGTGCCGAATGCGGCGTCAAAGACCCTTTCATTTGTTGATCCGCAGAAGGATATGGTCATTGGCCATTGTGAGACCGGGGCTACAGGCTGGCTTGCCTGTCTTACGCCTGATCTGAAAAAAATCTATGTCGGTGAAAACGGAGGCGACTCTTTCACGGTTATAGATGCAATGACTCACAAAACCCTGAAACACATCAAAACAGGAAAGAACGTCAAGCATCCGCTTGTAACCCCTGACGGCAAGTATGTTCTTATCAATCATACCGGCGAGGTGAAAGCTGTCCTCTTTGATGTCAAGACCGACAAAGAGCTGAAGACCTTTGCTGTTGATCACCAGAACAAGGAGCAAAAAGGCCCGTTGATGATGCACTCAGCGTTTACCTGGGACAGCAAGTTCGCTTTTGTCCAGTAACAAGCAGGTCTGGATTGTGTATGAAGGCAACGATGCTGCTAAGATCAAGCCGTCCGTTTCGATTGTCGACATGGCCACCTTTAAGGAGGTAAAGAAAATTGAAATCCCTACCTCTGAGGGCGAGGTTATTGAAGGCCATCACGGGATATTCACACTGGACGGGAAATTATTCTATTACTGTAATCGCGGTCCTGGTCCGAAATTCGGCGGTTCAA comes from Nitrospirota bacterium and encodes:
- a CDS encoding DUF169 domain-containing protein produces the protein MEPDDKDVLMIDSSIMLDDTTFAKEMLAKPSLSNADMVFVLRNLLRMKYYPVAVKFFFDQDELKIFKLNTEFKGSAHPFTFCHYLAASRQRGDILLTEARGIGCTNAQYVFGWREFDESEIKSHQKYAKDKAQAERIARNKKRLGQRLLAIATAPLHKASYVPDVMHGVCDVLQSYHLGNDWSAAMDTFPFEMTMTANSSACHGAVSVFLNNRPNITPMCSGSYTAGKTEQGELNWIWPGDQLEPTVRWMLERTVRDKGVSFPRTGETYPGFNMCKLCPFLVWTKPKE
- a CDS encoding rhodanese-like domain-containing protein codes for the protein MNTMHRKVAGYLLFCLLALVSQAAADYSLIDTAQLKAMFDAKKDFTLVDARTKEEYDEAHIVKAINVSEKGFESSSSQLPSDKNALLVIYCNGVKCGKSKKVAAKTTAAGYTNITIYADGFPVWEEKALPITAGPDYSKKIETTKLKPAELKQMIDSSAKDLVIVDVRDESEYREGHIPTAINIPVETFAAKSEVLPKEKKIIVYCNTGGRSYTAYRKLMKLAYPNIYQTIFADWKEAGQQVEK
- the yedF gene encoding sulfurtransferase-like selenium metabolism protein YedF, which gives rise to MVIDARDQGCPKPVMMAEEALSKIKEGIIEVIVDNEGSADNLAWFAKNHAFFSETIRDGNDWRVKIVKGYACAPTAATEKAQASEKTLFLVVGTDTMGKEEELGKILMKAYFETMKTYKQIPHTIFFLNAGVKLTTTNADIYPILKEIEAMGVEMYSCGTCLKHYNLEGELKVGHRGTTNHIVEGMKDFDKTVWI
- a CDS encoding LysR family transcriptional regulator; amino-acid sequence: MDIYQLQVFSSVYRLRSFSRASEELHITQPAVSMHIKRLEEDLGIRLFDRSGQKTIPTKEAVVLHERAEELISKLNDIKDDLRQEKSDIEGLLTIGTSSSTGAYMIPFIAAEFQKLHPKVFFQLVVKGAPEIYRRLISGELPVGVVEDKKEREGIVVQHSIIDEMVLVAAPEQIKKKVITPLGIFRIPLLMREDDSDARKSMEKQHMLHNIALKGLNVVAILGSTDSLKEAVKAGLGAAIISRFAVKGDLEAGLLEEIRIRGVKMKRPLYVVSNKNRTLPRIYQSFLLYLKDKLPSS
- a CDS encoding transglutaminase domain-containing protein, with the protein product MKRSNVLILMCIACAIALFSSVAFAKERQGTVTIQMNVNAPADAKNVRVWIPYPMSDRNQDITNVSVSGNYAASAVYSEPKSKSAMLYAEWKEPAKDRTLIYTFTAKRSEVIMKDIPKKELPLSTEEFKTYLDNSWLGASEPKVKAEAAKIIKGKKTTQAKARAIYDWVVDNMRRDPNTKGCGLCDVERLLTEKAGKCADVHSVFTALCRAAGVPAREVWGINLPTAKEGDMTKMQHCWAEVYIPGQGWVVADPALVHKAALTKKMTPEELKKAKERDYYFGSIDENRIQLGRAEHVVLNPPQSGAPLIYFMYPYAEADGKQLGEDLFGFNIGYKISYKE
- a CDS encoding cobalamin B12-binding domain-containing protein, whose amino-acid sequence is MNSKKILFITPPYHCGVVEVAGRWVPLTFVYLAGAVRKAGFEPVIYDAMTKHHGFAEIEERIRKENPRFVATTAITSTAPDALEVLRIAKDINPEIITIIGGVHPNFMYGEILLSGSCDYVVRGEGEETLPDLLISLQEGSNPLRVAGIAYKEGHKILATSKRPFIEDLDSLLTAWDLIEWKDYRYFVIPGSRLGAVSTSRGCNHNCTFCSQQKFWNQSWRGRKPESVVAEIEELYTSYGVNVILLPDEYPTKDRQRWERLLDLLIEKGLGVHLLMETRAEDILRDRDILHKYRAAGIIHVYIGVEATNQATLDLIKKDVSVETGVAALNLLHAHGIITETSFILGFPHETKESIERTLSLAKHYNPDFAHFLALAPWPYADMHKEMKPFIVDKDYRKYNLIDPVIKPAAMTLHEIDRAIISCYQQFYMSKMTEIMSMDDKFKKDYLIRSMKLMMSSSFIKDKIGSLGVIPPQVMTLLKTVEQSSVSVEGQSDFVLMAARSIAIDAPVDAVFSLVADPANWPKFISGLTEIRGIDSDTITNGSSFGWTYRIGGFTVRGNGTVVDYENGRALTLRMHNMMPLEKTIRFEEFGAGTKLFAEVGHRSPGKALSVVFNLIRRTVNTMEANAVLAKVKELCEGRKETEMPVTSRCPVKRFL
- a CDS encoding acetolactate decarboxylase; the encoded protein is MKFALTVIKNKVIALRYVSLIVLCLVAVVGTAIAINSVKEGLVEYVGAQKDIFKSGKAASVISLEDLADKKGLYAMGPVDGLDGEITIFNSIPYITKVRGNDYTLDKTFKHGAFFLVWSEQATWNDVKVPVTVKSYIDLQKFVKEQARDAGIDVTKPFPFLLAGAPAEIKWHINVDRTEGKPITKELFLKSKEPYITKNEPVDIIGFYSDHHAGVFLTQFSPAIKEGSGMENMIHIHLISKKSKAAGHIDDITFGSDMVLRLPKPGITPIQ
- a CDS encoding substrate-binding domain-containing protein; the protein is MKLILIALACLVSIFPATGMSSSLSDIGYQGTHILTHGALEDLAKAFEKKYGVHVYVKGGGCADGIAVVVKGEHEMGGLCCPLPSEKARKLNLIQHKIAVDIKAVMLHPKNPLNNLTLKQVADIHNGKITNWKQVGGPEKPIALIFRDHCRDMAEPVREVLGIKGPVAKKAIVVKTDKEVIEYVEKFHGAIGIAPRVFAQEAKVKIVSVDKIVATPENTEKGLYHLKGDLYIITKGQPDGLTKKFMDFVLSAEGQAIIGKNFAKAK